In Scylla paramamosain isolate STU-SP2022 chromosome 1, ASM3559412v1, whole genome shotgun sequence, one DNA window encodes the following:
- the LOC135101180 gene encoding uncharacterized protein LOC135101180, whose amino-acid sequence MAQEFLPLCDVLFNIISLASYFCDVVFDVVTIYTLYDQKEVVWFTLSLSCVLLSLVVCQLCSFKWYLSSLRKDLAKKDCDLGLMILLHFFQGGVLWRYFKLFIPVDLRYVKHEVRDLCMLRLIHAFCEAAPMLLIQLYLIWRKPSLSHLTDLNIVSTALSLFSVCWALASFNKNVRRHNVHRLILTWLGVIFQFVWRLGTITSRSLALTVYATLYGYWVFLVIALHWVSMFLWLISPKNVFHGEKMPMFKKVIFSMLIAFCYIFCYINLQEINARQKMVAFYITMLLENALLVAVWLGGLRSSPWYQYPVTALVFVSFGFGVVFMIFYYQHFHVKRLKHNYTVSSSINTYSSCTGCQMGQCTDKSHRMPFPYYLNELSASDNSTIASNPQQNGSAKPNNLETSEQRSNHHEHHHHPQHQPQHHHNPADTLHVPGVFTCRFNPGIKRKKKKPTSFVPPPVPVLPSIGVPNNNGRVMPFWKRPLPQSVSSDHEGSVGSRVNIQQKLQEKKQQQIAELRQIEEEIKAGKLKRPHPSDISESGTLRQPIPRAKKQPWLRPEPLDYTYLVVEPSAAPVPAPAHRKHRSQTPEILLAPHYLDNTRIYYDYQDPRWKYGNNYHLPSDDMSGSSYSKHSIKRRNKKVDKNADNRDKVIYKSYRIPSDLDSQISLPRSYTLPREFKYYRRPKSRKAVRTDHFMASTNSSDGDVDSCDEGDLDESLSRLNNAVHFHLNHNHNHHHYHHHSFLHNHHNNTSNNNHVAPESPPHPQHPLRARIHAAFHRSQANTHETKL is encoded by the exons ATGGCCCAGGAGTTTCTTCCGCTGTGCGATGTGCTCTTCAACATCATCTCACTGGCTTCCTACTTCTGTGATGTTGTGTTTGATGTGGTCACCATCTACACACTTTATGACCAGAAAGAAGTGGTGTGGTTCACACTGTCCTTGTCATGTGTATTGTTGTCCCTGGTCGTGTGTCAGCTGTGCTCTTTCAAGTGGTATTTGTCCAGCCTTCGAAAAGACTTGGCCAAAAAAGACTGTGACCTGGGCCTTATGATCCTGCTACATTTTTTCCAAGGTGGTGTTCTATGGCGTTACTTCAAGCTTTTCATTCCCGTGGACCTGCGCTATGTGAAGCATGAGGTGCGCGATCTGTGCATGCTGCGGCTGATCCATGCTTTTTGTGAAGCAGCACCTATGTTGCTCATTCAGCTGTACCTCATATGGCGTAAGCCCTCACTTTCCCACCTCACTGACCTCAACATTGTATCTACAGCACTGTCACTCTTCAGTGTGTGTTGGGCACTGGCCTCCTTCAACAAGAATGTGCGTCGCCACAATGTCCATCGCCTTATTTTGACATGGTTGGGTGTCATCTTCCAGTTTGTGTGGAGGTTGGGGACCATTACCTCCCGCTCCCTAGCCCTGACTGTATATGCCACTTTGTATGGTTACTGGGTGTTCCTGGTCATAGCCCTTCACTGGGTCTCCATGTTCCTGTGGCTCATCTCCCCAAAGAATGTTTTTCATGGAGAGAAGATGCCAATGTTCAAGAAAGTAATTTTTTCAATGTTGATAGCATTTTGTTACATCTTCTGTTACATTAATCTGCAAGAGATCAATGCACGGCAGAAGATGGTTGCCTTCTATATTACAATGTTGCTAGAGAATGCCCTGTTGGTTGCCGTTTGGCTAGGTGGTTTGAGATCTTCTCCTTGGTATCAGTACCCTGTCACTGCCCTGgtctttgtttcctttggcTTTGGAGTTGTATTTATGATATTCTACTATCAGCACTTCCATGTCAAGCGACTCAAGCATAACTATACTGTGTCATCTTCTATCAATACTTACTCATCATGCACAG GCTGCCAGATGGGCCAGTGTACAGACAAGTCTCACAGAATGCCGTTTCCTTACTACCTGAATGAACTCTCTGCTAGTGACAACAGTACAATTGCCTCAAATCCTCAGCAGAATGGCTCGGCAAAGCCAAATAACCTTGAGACAAGTGAGCAACGAAGCAACCACCatgaacatcaccaccatccacaACACCAACCCCAGCATCACCACAACCCTGCCGACACCCTTCATGTACCGGGAGTCTTCACTTGCCGTTTCAATCCAGggatcaaaagaaaaaaaaagaagcccacAAGTTTCGTACCCCCACCAGTGCCAGTCCTTCCTTCAATAGGTGTGCCAAACAATAATGGTCGTGTAATGCCTTTTTGGAAACGGCCATTGCCTCAGTCAGTTTCTAGTGACCATGAGGGTAGTGTGGGATCTCGGGTCAACATTCAACAAAAACTTcaagaaaagaaacagcagcagattgCAGAGTTGCGTCAGATCGAGGAAGAAATCAAAGCTGGTAAGCTGAAGCGTCCTCATCCGAGTGACATATCTGAATCAGGTACACTCCGTCAGCCCATACCTCGTGCCAAGAAGCAACCTTGGCTGAGACCAGAGCCACTAGATTACACATACCTGGTTGTGGAACCTTCAGCAGCACCTGTGCCTGCTCCAGCCCACAGGAAACATCGTTCCCAAACACCAGAGATCTTGTTAGCACCTCACTACCTTGACAATACTAGAATTTATTATGACTATCAAGATCCTCGCTGGAAGTATGGCAATAATTATCACCTTCCCTCTGATGACATGAGTGGCTCCAGCTATTCCAAACATTCAATTAAGCGTCGAAACAAGAAAGTAGATAAGAATGCTGACAACAGGGACAAGGTCATCTATAAGTCATACAGGATCCCTTCTGACCTAGACAGCCAGATTTCCTTGCCTAGGTCTTACACACTGCCTCGAGAGTTCAAATATTACCGAAGACCCAAGTCAAGAAAGGCTGTGAGAACAGACCACTTCATGGCTTCAACCAACTCAAGTGATG GAGATGTGGATTCCTGTGACGAGGGAGACCTGGATGAGTCCCTGAGTCGTCTCAACAATGCTGTTCACTTTCATCTTAACCACaatcacaatcatcaccactaccaccatcacagctTTCTTCACAACCATCATAACAACACCAGTAACAATAATCATGTGGCCCCTGAATCACCACCCCACCCACAACATCCACTCCGAGCCCGTATCCATGCAGCATTCCATCGCAGTCAAGCCAACACTCATGAGACTAAATTATGA
- the LOC135101190 gene encoding WD repeat-containing protein 54-like, with protein sequence MYAKEKTIPLKSSASLMPNNLCRVRVDGKMYSGVVHKQELNLVCIANPEEEPRVVVARMASSAPAGVTIMQAAWVDIHGRAFLILATTKGILVYDWDGSVLRHAHLLPMPPPDSPFSFTKGIAALYTGYICAGMHTGEVVMLRVSKNGNVTNTEIVRWHSRPITALASHGKMLVSGDDGGTLVVAQEEGTLSKTCSIDTCESPVMCLAVWSGQVLAGFLSGHLRIFNMLNGRILAEVCAHARCITGLDVARDSGMVVTAGEDSYMRVWQLHPSHPDHPIEHVHSAIEENAALCGVAFTDDLGSGYVVVSYDSKELICYAT encoded by the exons ATGTACGCGAAGGAGAAAACGATTCCCCTCAAATCCTCTGCCTCACTCATGCCGAATAACTTGTGTCGAGTCCGAGTGGATGGCAAG ATGTACTCAGGAGTGGTACATAAGCAGGAATTGAACCTGGTGTGTATTGCTAACCCAGAAGAAGAGCCGAGAGTTGTGGTAGCTAGGATGGCTTCCTCGGCCCCTGCAGGCGTCACCATAATGCAG GCTGCGTGGGTGGATATTCACGGGCGTGCCTTCTTGATCTTGGCCACTACAAAGGGCATCTTGGTGTATGACTGGGATGGCTCAGTGCTCCGCCACGCCCACCTTCTACCGATGCCACCTCCAGACTCgcctttttccttcactaaaGGCATTGCTGCTCTCTACACGGGATATATCTGTGCCG GGATGCACACAGGAGAGGTGGTAATGCTCCGcgtttccaagaatggaaatgTCACCAACACAGAAATAGTGCGATGGCACTCCCGTCCCATCACCGCGTTGGCCTCGCATGGGAAGATGCTCGTGAGTGGGGACGATGGGGGAACCCTTGTTGTGGCCCAAGAGGAAGGCACGCTCTCCAAGACTTGTTCAATTGACACTTGCGA ATCTCCAGTGATGTGTCTGGCTGTTTGGAGTGGACAGGTGCTGGCTGGTTTTCTGTCTGGTCACCTCAGAATCTTCAACATGCTGAATGGACGAATCCTTGCAGAG GTGTGCGCTCATGCTCGCTGCATTACCGGCCTGGACGTGGCGCGTGACTCTGGCATGGTGGTGACTGCTGGTGAGGACTCCTACATGCGTGTGTGGCAGCTCCATCCTTCTCATCCTGACCATCCA ATCGAGCATGTGCACTCAGCTATAGAGGAGAATGCCGCCCTATGTGGTGTGGCCTTTACAGATGACCTTGGTTCAGGATATGTAGTGGTCAGCTATGACTCAAAGGAGCTTATTTGCTATGCCACCTGA